AACTGTAAGCATTATAAAATGCGCTTATTTTGACAAGGAAAGCCCTATAATAACCAAATAAATTAATGAAATCATAAGTTTAAGCCTATTTTATCTAACACAGATAACTCCCAAAAGTTTTATCGGACACCAATAATTCTTTATAAGCCCAATCCTAAAACTTTTTCATTTTAAGACTTCGAGAAATATGTAAATAGGAATTTGAAAAATAATTACATAATTTCAAAGAAAACATCTATAGCTAACGGCAAAACACATATAAGAAGCAGGTTTGCAATCAACAGAGAATCAATTAGTTACCAAATGACAAAATAAAAGGTGCTTAATTAGACTTCAAAAGGGCGTTAGTAAGGGTCTTAAAGGGCACCTTTTGCAAGTCAATTAGGCGTCTTTTAGAAGCCAAAAGAGCATGTCTTGGTTTTGAACTGTGTGAAAATAGTTTATAAAGAATCAATATCATAGGAATAATTTGTTTGTAAACGACAGATAGACATCACACCTAATTACATTTATTACATAGTTTATCCGCAGTTCTAAAACCATCTAATTGGGAGTAGTCATACCATGTATGTAGATTAAACTCATTCTATTAACAATCTACGCATTTAGCGGAAGAATCATATTTTTTGTTTAATTACACACTGAAAAGTGGATTTATATCAATTTTTTATTTACTTTTGTGTCATAAAAGGAAATCTACTATGTTACAACGAGATTATTTTATTCGTTTGATAGAGGAATTTAATGCTGCTATCTCACGCTTTCTTACGAAGAAAGATGATGACCTGAAGCGCGATAAGGACTTGAAAGACCTTTACAGACAGTATGTTGGAGAGTATGATGATTTACGTAATCTCTCCGTTGATGAGCTGTTGACATATGCCAAGGAGCAGTGGGAAGAGGAGGAACGGATAGACAAAATCAATATGGTTGCAGAGTTGCTATATGCTGAAGCAAGCTACAAAGTGCAGCCTTTGCGGCAGATGCTGATGGAGAAATCATATAGGTTATTCGACTATGTTGAGGCGAATGGCTCTACATTCTCTATCAATCGACGTCAGAAGATGGAGGCTATGCGACAAGAGTTAAGTAATAAGCTCTCTCAAATAGATTGATGTTTGAGCGGGTAGATACGAAGGAGAATTATTTAATATCATAATAATATCAAGCTAAACCTAAATCACATCATTATGCTTGAGAAGAACATTAGAGAACAGATTATCGAGTTGATACACCAGCAGGTAGTACCTGCTGTGGGTTGTACAGAGCCAATGGCTGTGGCATTGTGTACTGCACGTGCTACAGAGTTGTTAGGTCAGAAACCAGAACATATTAGCGTGTTGCTCTCTGCTAATATTCTGAAGAATGCGATGGGAGTCGGTATTCCTGGAACGGGAATGATTGGTCTGCCTATTGCCATTGCCCTCGGTGCTTTGGTGGGTAAGTCAGAATATCAGTTGGAGGTTATCAAGGACCTCACACCTGTTACTTTGGAGGCTGGCAAGACATTTATCAGTGAGAATCGAATTGATGTCAAACTGAAGGACGGTATCACCGAGAAACTATACATAGAAATTACTTGTGAGGCTGAGGGACATCGTGCGACAGCCATCATCATGGGTACTCATACGAATATTGTCTTTGAAGAGAAGGACGGTACTGTTCTGCTCGATAAGATGCAACCCAGCACAGCTGCTGTCGAAAAAGCACCCCTTTGTCTGAACCTCAATACGGTATGGGAGTTTGCTACAACTACTCCTATCGATGAGATTGAGTTTATTCTTGAGGCAAAACGTTATAATCTTCGTGCTGCAGCTGAGGCTTTGAAGGGAAACTACGGACATTGTTTGGGTAAGATAATGGACCGTCCTTTGAGTCGTGGAATCTTTGGTAATAGCATCTTCTCACATGTTATTGCAAAGACTGCTTCTGCCTGTGATGCCCGTATGGGTGGTGCTTTGATACCAGTGATGAGTAATAGTGGTTCTGGAAATCAGGGCATCTGTGCAACCAACCCAGTGGCTGTTTTTGCGAAGGAGAATGAGAATACACGTGAAGAACTTATCCGCGCACTTACTTTGAGTCATCTTACGGCTATCTATATCAAGCAGAGTCTTGGTGCACTCTCTGCCCTTTGCGGTTGTGTTGTGGCAAGTATTGGTTCCAGTTGTGGTATTACTTATCTGATGGGAGGCAATTATATCAATGTCTGCCATTCAGTAAAGAATATGATAGCCAACCTTACGGGTATGATTTGTGATGGTGCGAAGCCAAGTTGTTCACTGAAGATCTCATCGGGAGTGTCAACAGCTATCCTTTCTGCAACGCTTTCCATGGAGGGCAAGCACGTAACGTCTGCAGAGGGAATCATTGATGAAGATGTTGATAAATCTATCCGTAACCTAACAAGTATAGGTAAGGAAGCGATGTGTATTACCGATGATATGGTATTAAATATTATGACACATAAGTGCAATTAAAAAGACTATTGCACTTTCAACTCAGTCTTATTGTCGAATTATTTTCATGAAAAGAAATATTTTTTGTCGTGAAAATAAATATTTATCTTCATGAAAAGAAATTCTTTTTTTCATGAAGATAAATTGTTTTTAGTCGTTTTGTAGTATCGAATGGATGTCATTTCATCCTACGCTCGTTCGTAGGTTACAATCTTGTTAACATACTTCTCTACCTTTACAACACGTATGTTCTCTGGGAGTTTTGGCGCTTCGATACCTTCGTTAACCGTGAAAGGAGCCGATTCTATGCGTATCTCGTCCCATAGTCCTGCATCCAAAAAACTCTGTAAAGTCTTTGTACCACCTTCCACGATGAGACTTTGCTTCTTTTCAGCATAGAGATGGGACAGCACTTCAGCAGGTGTTGTGTATTCTCCAGCTTTTGTCGGTTGACTTGTCAGCACCAATTTCTCTGGACTTGGACCGCTCCATTCCCTTACTGTCAGCTGTGGTTGTTCTAATTCTTCTGTTGTTTTCCCAACGAGAATCGCATCATTTTCCGCCCTCATTTTATGTACTAACATCTTTGTAAAGGGGGTAGAGATAATCAATGGCTGATAGTCTTTGCCTGGCAAGTTGCCAATGTAAGGCACAGAAGGATTTTTAGTACAAGTAGTTACACTTTCTTCAGTGCTATTCAATATACATATTTCCTCAGGGGTATCTCGGTGATTACTCCCCTCCCTATGGGGGAGGGGTAAGGGGGAGGGGCTGGCTGGTGTGTTGAATGGCGTGTTTGATAGTCTACTTTCTGCCTGCGCCCACTTCAATATCACATAAGGTCGTTTATGTGTGTTATAAGTTATAAACCGTTTATTCAGTTCTAAACACTCTTTCTCCAATACCCCCACGGTCACTTCTATCCCTGCTTCGCGAATCTTCTTTACTCCACGTCCTTGCACTTCGGCAAAAGGATCGATACAACCGCATACCACACGGCGCACACCCTTACTGATAATCAAGTCGGCACAAGGAGGTGTTTTCCCATAATGAGAGCAAGGCTCAAGACTGACATACACCGTTGCTTCACGTAGCAAAGCCTCGTCCTCTTTCCTTACAGATGCAAAAGCGTTCACCTCTGCGTGCCCTTTGCCACAGCGTACGTGGTAGCCCTCGCCGATAATCCTACCCTCCTTGCTCACAATGACCGCACCAACCATTGGGTTAGGCTTAGCAAGCTGTTGTCCATTACGAGCTAATTGCAGGCAGCGACGCATGTATTTTTCGTCAGTTTCTTCTTGTTTCATTTCATTAAAATTCCTATCTTTGCAGCTATGACATACCAAGATTTATGGCACAGACTCACTCCCATGTACGATGACGGTGAGGCACAAGCAATTGTTCGGCTTGTGTTAGAGGTGCAGTTTGGCATTACGCTGACCGATATATATACGGGCAAAGTTAATGAATTATCCCGAGAAGCGGAGGAGGAATTAGAGAAAATCATCCTTCGTTTGGAGCGTTCAGAGCCAGTACAATATGTTTTAGGACGTGAAACCTTTTGTGGGCGCACATTTCATGTGGCTCCGAGCGTATTGATTCCACGCCCAGAGACTGAGGTACTGTGCCGTTGGATAGAGGATGATTACAACCTACCTTATTGTGCTTTGCAGCCTCCTGCACCTCTGCAGGTCTTAGATGTGGGGACGGGTAGTGGCTGTATTGCTGTTACGTTGGCTGCTAATCTGCGCAACTCGGCTGTTACGGCGTGGGATATATCGGGTGATGCACTACTCGTTGCACGTGAGAATGTACACCAATATCAGGTACGTGTGGAGCTAAAAATGGAGGATGCGCTTCATCCTTCAGCAGCAGCTATGCAGCAAAAGTTTGATGTTATTGTTAGCAATCCGCCTTATATTTGCGACAAAGAACGGACAGACATGGCAGGGAACGTGCTTGCGTATGAACCAGAAACAGCGCTCTTCGTTCCAGACGATGACCCGCTACGCTTCTATCGGGCAATCGCTGAGTATGGTGTGCAGGCATTATCGGCTGATGGGGTACTTTATTTTGAGACCAATCCATTGTATATTAATGACGTGAAGGAGATGTTAAACACGTTAGGTTATAAGCAGATAGAACTGCGAGAAGACCAGTTTGGTAAGCTCCGATTCACAAAAGCCATCCGACCATGATACAGAAACGACCCATATTAGAGCCACAAGCCCTGAAGAAACTTGCCGATTTATGTGCGAAAGGTGAGCATTGCTCTGGCGAGATGTTAGAGAAGATGCGCAAATGGGGACTATCAGAAGATGCGCAAGCGCGTATTATGGAGAAGTTGATAACGCTGCATTACGTTGATGATAGCCGTTATACGGAGTCTTTTGTGCATGATAAAATCCGCTATAACAAGTGGGGAAGGCGAAAGATTGAGCAGGCGTTGTGGATGAAGAAAGTCGATAGTGCCATCTCTTCGCCTATCCTTGATGCTATTGAAGATGAAGAATATCTTGAAGTCTTGCGCCCATTGTTAGCGAGTAAGTATCGTACTATTAAAGCAGAGAGCGATTACGAGCGATCAATGAAGTTGATAAAGTTTGCGATGGGACGTGGTTTTACGATGGATTTAATCCGCAGGTGTATAGATGAAGGAGTCGTTGCTGCGGATGATGATGTTGACTTCGTAGACGATGACACAGACGATTAGTTTATTGGCTCGCCTGATAGACACCCTTGCCCCTCGTCCTTGTACGGTTTGTGGTAGGCGTCTGACTGTTACGGAAGAGGTGATGTGTGCTTGTTGTAATCATTGTCTCCCTCGTACGGGCTATGCAAAATCAGGTTATGACAATAAGCTTGTGCGCCTCTTTTGGGGTAGGATTCCCATAGAAAAGGGTACAGCCTTTTTCTTTTATAAAGCCCATTCTGACACCAGTCGTTTGCTTTATCAATTGAAGTATGGCGGACATCCTGAGATAGGTGAGCGACTTGGGCGTATTGTTGCAGCAGAGTTTGCTCATGATGGCTTCTTCGATGGAATCACAGCCGTTGTTCCTGTGCCACTTGCTCGGCAGCGTGAGCGAGAAAGAGGGTATAATCAAAGTGTGGAGATAGTGCGTGGTATCAGTGCAGAAACTGGTTTGCCTGTCTTAGATAAGGTCTTAGAACGTATCAGTTTTCATGGCAGTCAGACGCAGAAAGGCCGTTGGGAACGAAATGAAAACGTAGAGAAAGCCTTTCACCTCCTCGATGCTTCCCCCTTAAACAATCAACACATTTTGTTGGTTGATGATGTAATCACGTCAGGTGCTACACTCGTTGCCGCTGCTAAAGAACTCCTTAAAGGGACGAATGTCAAGATTAGTGTCCTCTCACTTGGCTTTGCGAATAATGATTAAGCTGTCTCATTATTCCTTGTTTTATTATTGTTAGTCTATAAGTAGTACTCATCTTCGCAAGTAATTAATAGTTAACAGTATCAGTTTTTGGTGGCAGATATGGATATTTTTCTCCCTCTTCTATTATTGTGTTGATGGTCCGCACGTGATGTGTTGATGGTCCGCACCATTGGTGCGGAGGCTTAACACCAATGCAATTTGTCGTCGGAAAATTTGCGTTAGAGGATTGTTTGGAAGGGTTATACTACTCAAAGCAAATAAAACTATTCTTGTATTTGATAGGAGTAACATCTGTTCTTGTTATCTTCTTTTATAGTCTTTTTATCCTTTAATCTCAGAAAAAATGTGTAAGTTTGCAGTTAGTATATAACCATAAACTATCAAGATGGAAGATTTAAAGAAAGTCTTTGCAGGCAAACTGCTCGGAATTAAAGCAATTAAGTTGCAACCTAATGACCCATTTACATGGGCAAGTAGTTGGAAGTCACCATTCTATTGTGATAATCGCAAGACGTTATCGTTTCACGATGTACGTTCGTTTGTGAAGCTCGAGTTAGTTCATGCTATCCTTGAGAACTTCCCTGAGGCTACTGCTGTGGCTGGTGTTGCTACGGGTGCTATCGCACAGGGTATGCTCGTTGCTGAAGAGTTGGCATTGCCATACGCATACGTTCGTCCGAAACCAAAGGACCATGGTATGAAGAATCAGATTGAAGGCGAACTCCCTGCAGGCTCTAAGGTTGTTGTTGTAGAAGACCTTATCTCAACTGGTGGCTCTTCTTTGAAAGCTGTTGCAGCACTTCGTGAGGCTGGTTTTGAGGTTGTGGGTATGGTTGCTTCTTATACCTATGGTTTCCCAGTTGCTGAGGAGGCATTCCGTGAGGCTAATGTAAAGCTTGTAACGCTCACCGATTATGAGCATGTTGTAGAGAAAGCCCTTGAGACTGGTTATATAAAGGAGTCTGAGGTTTCTATGTTGCATGATTGGCGTAAGGACCCAGCAAACTGGAGAAAGTAATTTCTAAGTATTCCGCTGGAAGTAAAGATTTTTATTTCTTAGGGATTGATTGAATATAATTTTATGTAGAGGGCGCATCCTTCGTGCGTCCCTACAGGTAGTTATAAACTTCTATTCCAAGCTGTTCAGCTTTCTTCCAGTTCTTTTCTCTTAAACTCCCCAATAAAGATTATCAATGACAAAGTTTGAAAGTAGCGTAAAGCAAATTCCTCATTCTCAGCAGTGTGTATACAACACGCTGAGCGACTTGAATAATGTACAGCGTCTGAAGGAGCGTCTCCCAGAAGGTTCTACGGGTAATGATGAGATGGATAAGGTCAAAGAAAGATTGCAGAATATCACCTTTGATCAGGACTCCTTGTCTGTGAATGTTGACCCTGTTGGTCAGATTTCTATGCGTATTATCGAGCGTGAAGAGCCTAAGACGATTAAGTTTGAGAGTGCTAATTCGCCATTATCCTTTAATTTCTGGATTCAGATACTGCCTGTTACAGAGTCTTCTTCAAAGATGAAACTCACGATAGATGCCGATATTCCTTTCTTTGCAAAGAGTATGGTGTCAAAGCCTTTACAAGAAGGTATTGAGAAAATTGCCGATGCGTTGGCAATGATTCCATTCGAATAAGACGTTTACCTCCTTCCTAAGGGAGGAGGACTTGGTGAGTTTTGTAAAGATAAAGAAGTAAGGTATGAAGAAAGTAGTTCAGTCTGTTTTGTTAATGCTTGTAGTACTATTGTCATCTTGTGGTGATGTAGTTGACTATGAGTATAGTAGTCATCGTAACTTCTTTACCTTTCACAACGAGACACATCAAGACCCCATCCTTGCCTCAGCGATGAATCCTTTATCGCCGGGTGTGTATTGTACGATAAGAACTAATGTTGTCAGTGGTCGTTATTGTTTCTTCTTTGAGAACAATCAAGGACTGAAATCAAGTGCACCTGTGTGGTTTGATGGGATTGATCTTAGGTTGGAGAGTTGGAAACATGTGGGCTTGAACAATGGACTTATTGTTGGTTATGGCAACTTGGACAACCCTTCTCCTTTCTATGCTTACGACTTACAGTGCCCTAATTGCTTCAATACGAATACACTTCCTTTGCGTTCTTACGAGTTGAAGATAAGTAGTGATGGCTTTGGTACTTGTAATAACTGTCATCGTAAGTATAACCTTAACACTGGCGGAAATATTGTTTCGGGTGATAGTGGTAAGAAATTGATACGCTATCGTGCAAGAAGTACGGAACCATATGGTGTTTTGGGGGTAAATTAAGGTAATTAGCCTGATTGGATTAATAGGTTCAATAGGCGTAATAAGACTAATAAATAAAAAAACTTGCAAAACCTTTGCCAGTTCGAAGATTTAGCCTTATCTTTGCAAACGGTTTGCCGCAATGGTGGAATTGGTAGACACGAGGGACTTAAAATCCCTTGGCCAGTAATGGCTGTGCGGGTTCGAGTCCCGCTCGCGGCACTTCTTCTTAAATCCTATGCGCATGAAGCGAATAGCATACATTCTTTTGTTCTCCCTGCTGTTAATTTCTTGTGGTACCCGTAGCGGTTACTTCAAGATGGAGGGACGCTTCTTGCATATGAATCAAGGTGAGCTTTATGTGTATAGTCCCGATGGTGGTATTGCGGGTTTGGATACCATCAAGATTGAGGCGGGTCGTTTCTCTTATGAGAAGCCTTGTAGCAAACCTTCTACGTTAATTATCATCTTCCCTAATTATTCAACACAACCAATCTTTGCTGAATCGGGCGAAGCGGTTGAGGTAAAAGCGGATGCTTCCCACTTGAAAGAGATGGAGGTAGAGGGCACGGAGGATAATGAACTCATGACTAAGTTCCGTAAACAGATAGCAAGTGTCTCTCCTCCAGAGGAGTTGAAGTATGCAATCGCATTTATCAAGGACCATCCAGAGTCTGCTGTGAGTGCGTATCTACTCAATCGTTATCTTGTTCAAACAGAATCTCCTGACTATAAACAGGCTGCAAAGCTTTTACCTTTATTGATAAAAGAACAGCCCGATAATGCCACTTTGGGTCGTCTTCAACGACATCTGTCTGAGCTTGGCTCACTGCCAGTCGGTAGTAAGATGCCTAAGTTCTCAGCTAAAGATGTCAATGGAAAGACGGTTAATAACACGACTTTTCAAGGAAAAGACGTCGTTATTATCAGCATATGGGCAGCATGGAGTTACGAGAGCCTTGATGTCCAACGTGCGCTGAGTGATGCAGTGAAAGCAGGAAAGATAGCTGCTTTGGGCATTTGTGTAGATGCCAACCCTAAGGAGGTAAAGCAGACTTTAGAGCGTGATGGGATTGAGTTTTCCAATGTTTGTGATGGAAAACTACTTAATACACCACTGCTCAAAACCTTTGGTCTTAATACTATACCAGATAATATCGTCATTCGCAATGGAAAAGTAGTCGAAAGAAACATCACTGCTAACACCATCCGTCAGCGTTATGGCGCCGAATAAAAACTAATAGTGTGCTTGTAAAAACATTCTGTGCAGCTGTTAACGGAATGGAAGTTACCACCGTGACAGTCGAAGTTAGTATCACACGGGGCGTGTTGTTCCATCTTACCGGTCTTGCAGACGGAGCGGTAAAGGAAAGCCATGACCGTATAGCTGCAGCACTTCTTAATACTGGTTACAAGTTTCCTGTAGCCGATATCACCGCCAATCTTGCTCCTGCCGACCTCAAGAAGGAAGGCTCCAGTTTTGATCTCCCATTGGCAATAGCCATCTTGGCTGCCAATGAGAAGATGAGTTGTGACCGTTTGCGAGAGTTTATACTTGTGGGAGAATTGAGCCTTGATGGTACTTTACAGCCTGTTAAAGGTGTGCTACCCATAGCTATTAAGGCACGTGCCGAGAAGTTCAAAGGTATCATTGTGCCGAAAGCTAATGAGCACGAAGCTGCTGTGGTAGACACGTTGGAGGTCTATGGAATGGATAATATCCTGCAAGTAATTGACTTCCTTAATGGTACATCGACTCCAGAACCTTGTTTTGTAGATACGCGGAAAGAGTTTTACGAGCATCAATATGCTTTCGACCTCGACTTTGCCGATGTCCGTGGACAAGAGAATGTGAAGCGAGCATTAGAGGTGGCAGCGGCTGGTGGACATAATCTTATCATGGTTGGACCACCCGGAAGTGGAAAGAGTATGATGGCAAAACGCCTTCCTTCTATCCTTCCTCCTTTGTCCCTTTCAGAGAGTTTGGAAACAACTCAGATTCATTCGATAGCCGGTAAGTTACGCCGCGACACAGGACTGATTACGCAACGTCCTTTCCGTAGCCCTCACCATACTATCTCTGAGGTTGCACTCGTGGGTGGTGGAGCCAATCCGATGCCGGGTGAGATAACCCTTGCACATAATGGAGTGCTCTTCTGTGATGAGTTACCAGAGTTTAATAAACACACTTTAGAGGTACTTCGTCAGCCTTTGGAGGATCGTCATATAACGATTTCACGTGCCAAGTATACGGTTACTTATCCTTGTAGTTTCATGTTTGTAGCAAGTATGAATCCCTGTCCGTGTGGCTATTTTGCTGACCCTACGCATCATTGTGTTTGTACTCCAGGGCAGATTCAGAAGTATCTTGCTAAGATTTCAGGTCCGTTAATGGACAGAATCGACATTCAGTGTGAGATTGCACCTCTCCCCTTCAAAGATATATCACAAGCAACACCGGGCGAGCCGAGTGCTGCTATTCGTGAACGTGTTATCCGTGCGCGTGCTATTCAGACCGATCGCTTTAGCAGTTATCGTAATATTCATTGTAATGCGCAGATGTCTGAGCGTATGATTCATGAGTTTGCCGAGCCTGATGAAGCCTCTATCAAATTGCTCCGTGATGCTATGGAGCGTTTGAAACTGTCTGCTCGTGCCTATAACAGAATCCTAAAAGTAGCACGTTCGATAGCTGATTTGGAAGAGTCAGAGGCTGTACAAGTGCAGCATATCGCTGAGGCAATAGGGTATAGAAACTTGGATAGGAGCGACTGGGCTGAGAGATGAGATCGCTCTCAACCCTATAAAGATTAGGAAAACTAAGAAAACTATGACCCCTAAGATTACTCGGAATCCTAAGACACTATATGAAATAGAAATACAATAACGCCCAAAGACTTAACAAA
The Prevotella melaninogenica DNA segment above includes these coding regions:
- a CDS encoding serine dehydratase subunit alpha family protein, which gives rise to MLEKNIREQIIELIHQQVVPAVGCTEPMAVALCTARATELLGQKPEHISVLLSANILKNAMGVGIPGTGMIGLPIAIALGALVGKSEYQLEVIKDLTPVTLEAGKTFISENRIDVKLKDGITEKLYIEITCEAEGHRATAIIMGTHTNIVFEEKDGTVLLDKMQPSTAAVEKAPLCLNLNTVWEFATTTPIDEIEFILEAKRYNLRAAAEALKGNYGHCLGKIMDRPLSRGIFGNSIFSHVIAKTASACDARMGGALIPVMSNSGSGNQGICATNPVAVFAKENENTREELIRALTLSHLTAIYIKQSLGALSALCGCVVASIGSSCGITYLMGGNYINVCHSVKNMIANLTGMICDGAKPSCSLKISSGVSTAILSATLSMEGKHVTSAEGIIDEDVDKSIRNLTSIGKEAMCITDDMVLNIMTHKCN
- the ribD gene encoding bifunctional diaminohydroxyphosphoribosylaminopyrimidine deaminase/5-amino-6-(5-phosphoribosylamino)uracil reductase RibD; protein product: MKQEETDEKYMRRCLQLARNGQQLAKPNPMVGAVIVSKEGRIIGEGYHVRCGKGHAEVNAFASVRKEDEALLREATVYVSLEPCSHYGKTPPCADLIISKGVRRVVCGCIDPFAEVQGRGVKKIREAGIEVTVGVLEKECLELNKRFITYNTHKRPYVILKWAQAESRLSNTPFNTPASPSPLPLPHREGSNHRDTPEEICILNSTEESVTTCTKNPSVPYIGNLPGKDYQPLIISTPFTKMLVHKMRAENDAILVGKTTEELEQPQLTVREWSGPSPEKLVLTSQPTKAGEYTTPAEVLSHLYAEKKQSLIVEGGTKTLQSFLDAGLWDEIRIESAPFTVNEGIEAPKLPENIRVVKVEKYVNKIVTYERA
- the prmC gene encoding peptide chain release factor N(5)-glutamine methyltransferase; translation: MTYQDLWHRLTPMYDDGEAQAIVRLVLEVQFGITLTDIYTGKVNELSREAEEELEKIILRLERSEPVQYVLGRETFCGRTFHVAPSVLIPRPETEVLCRWIEDDYNLPYCALQPPAPLQVLDVGTGSGCIAVTLAANLRNSAVTAWDISGDALLVARENVHQYQVRVELKMEDALHPSAAAMQQKFDVIVSNPPYICDKERTDMAGNVLAYEPETALFVPDDDPLRFYRAIAEYGVQALSADGVLYFETNPLYINDVKEMLNTLGYKQIELREDQFGKLRFTKAIRP
- a CDS encoding regulatory protein RecX; amino-acid sequence: MIQKRPILEPQALKKLADLCAKGEHCSGEMLEKMRKWGLSEDAQARIMEKLITLHYVDDSRYTESFVHDKIRYNKWGRRKIEQALWMKKVDSAISSPILDAIEDEEYLEVLRPLLASKYRTIKAESDYERSMKLIKFAMGRGFTMDLIRRCIDEGVVAADDDVDFVDDDTDD
- a CDS encoding ComF family protein, which encodes MTQTISLLARLIDTLAPRPCTVCGRRLTVTEEVMCACCNHCLPRTGYAKSGYDNKLVRLFWGRIPIEKGTAFFFYKAHSDTSRLLYQLKYGGHPEIGERLGRIVAAEFAHDGFFDGITAVVPVPLARQRERERGYNQSVEIVRGISAETGLPVLDKVLERISFHGSQTQKGRWERNENVEKAFHLLDASPLNNQHILLVDDVITSGATLVAAAKELLKGTNVKISVLSLGFANND
- the pyrE gene encoding orotate phosphoribosyltransferase, producing the protein MEDLKKVFAGKLLGIKAIKLQPNDPFTWASSWKSPFYCDNRKTLSFHDVRSFVKLELVHAILENFPEATAVAGVATGAIAQGMLVAEELALPYAYVRPKPKDHGMKNQIEGELPAGSKVVVVEDLISTGGSSLKAVAALREAGFEVVGMVASYTYGFPVAEEAFREANVKLVTLTDYEHVVEKALETGYIKESEVSMLHDWRKDPANWRK
- a CDS encoding SRPBCC family protein; translation: MTKFESSVKQIPHSQQCVYNTLSDLNNVQRLKERLPEGSTGNDEMDKVKERLQNITFDQDSLSVNVDPVGQISMRIIEREEPKTIKFESANSPLSFNFWIQILPVTESSSKMKLTIDADIPFFAKSMVSKPLQEGIEKIADALAMIPFE
- a CDS encoding TlpA disulfide reductase family protein, which codes for MRMKRIAYILLFSLLLISCGTRSGYFKMEGRFLHMNQGELYVYSPDGGIAGLDTIKIEAGRFSYEKPCSKPSTLIIIFPNYSTQPIFAESGEAVEVKADASHLKEMEVEGTEDNELMTKFRKQIASVSPPEELKYAIAFIKDHPESAVSAYLLNRYLVQTESPDYKQAAKLLPLLIKEQPDNATLGRLQRHLSELGSLPVGSKMPKFSAKDVNGKTVNNTTFQGKDVVIISIWAAWSYESLDVQRALSDAVKAGKIAALGICVDANPKEVKQTLERDGIEFSNVCDGKLLNTPLLKTFGLNTIPDNIVIRNGKVVERNITANTIRQRYGAE
- a CDS encoding YifB family Mg chelatase-like AAA ATPase — translated: MLVKTFCAAVNGMEVTTVTVEVSITRGVLFHLTGLADGAVKESHDRIAAALLNTGYKFPVADITANLAPADLKKEGSSFDLPLAIAILAANEKMSCDRLREFILVGELSLDGTLQPVKGVLPIAIKARAEKFKGIIVPKANEHEAAVVDTLEVYGMDNILQVIDFLNGTSTPEPCFVDTRKEFYEHQYAFDLDFADVRGQENVKRALEVAAAGGHNLIMVGPPGSGKSMMAKRLPSILPPLSLSESLETTQIHSIAGKLRRDTGLITQRPFRSPHHTISEVALVGGGANPMPGEITLAHNGVLFCDELPEFNKHTLEVLRQPLEDRHITISRAKYTVTYPCSFMFVASMNPCPCGYFADPTHHCVCTPGQIQKYLAKISGPLMDRIDIQCEIAPLPFKDISQATPGEPSAAIRERVIRARAIQTDRFSSYRNIHCNAQMSERMIHEFAEPDEASIKLLRDAMERLKLSARAYNRILKVARSIADLEESEAVQVQHIAEAIGYRNLDRSDWAER